The DNA sequence AGATAGTTGTTCCGGGGAGAGTTTCTTCAGGCCTTGGGGAAGGTTAAGGGTTTCTAAATACATTATTTCTCGTTTAGAGGCGGCTCTTCAAATTTTTCTAAAGAATATTTTCCTTCTTTTTTCATCAACAATTCAACCTTGCGCTGCGCCTCATTTAAGGCAGCTGAACAGCCCTGGGCCAATTTT is a window from the Candidatus Omnitrophota bacterium genome containing:
- a CDS encoding exodeoxyribonuclease VII small subunit, whose protein sequence is MREKQNFEDDIKKLQKIVEELSGGKLTLGESLKKYEEGIKLAQGCSAALNEAQRKVELLMKKEGKYSLEKFEEPPLNEK